The DNA region CGGTCGGACAGCAGGGTCTCTCCCATGCGAAGCTGAATGCGCCAGGGGGTGTTCGCGGGGGGAGCCGGCACGAACAGAAGCTGCAGTGCTCCATGCTCCACGTCCGGGGGCAGCTCGAGTGCGAAGCGAGCCAGACTGGCGGGCCATGTGTCACCGGCCATGCCTTCGAAGATCCCCGGGGAGAGAAACAGTGTATCACCCGCGCGCGCGCGGGGCAGGCCCCAGACCAGTTCCAGCGCGTCCAGGAACTGAGGAACCACGGCTTCGGAGTCGCTGCCCTGTCCGACCCAGGCCGCTGTGCGGGCCTGGGTCTTCAACCCCCGGGGTGGCAACCAGTGCAGGCGACGCTTGCTGTCCAGCCGCACCGGGCGCTCGAAGCCCTGAAAGGGATTCTGGGTGTAGGCCAGACCGCGGAAGCTCACGCTGTCGCTGCCATCCTTGAAGCGCAGCCAGTAGGTCAGGCTGTCCATCTCGCCGCAGACCAGCAGGTAGCGGCCATCCTCCTCCTCGCGCAGGGTCAGCAGGGGAATCTGCCGGCCCAGCGTATCCGCGAGCTCCAGCAGGGACAACTGGGCGGCCCGTCCCGGGCGTCCGGGCAGGTCGAGACGGCCCTCGAGCAGCAGGTGGTGTCGGTCTTCGGGCTGCACGGCGGTCAGCGCCAGGCTGTCCAGCTCGAGCTCGCTGAGATACAGGCTCGGCCGCACGTTGCCGTAGCCTCCGGGAGCGGGATCGGCCGAGGCCAGTGCCGCAGGTTCCGTGGCCGGACTCCAGCGGCCGTCGCCATTGAGATCATTGATCGCGAAGAGCCTGAAGGCCGTCTCCGGCAGGTTGAGCAGGCGGAAGCCGCCCGAACTGTCGGGCCGGGTCTGCCAGGGGGCCGGGGCAAGAGGTCGTACGGGAAAGCTGTCCAGTGGCCAGGCCCAGATCATCACTTTCGCGTTGGGCCGGTAGCCACCGATCCAGCCGGCGAAGGCGAAGGAATCCAGACTGGCGCCCGTGGAAAAGGCGATGCGGTGGGGGCTGGCCAGGCGGTTGCCCGCCAGATCGCGGACTCCAGTGCCCATCTCCAGCAGATAGGTGCGCCCGGAATCCAGGGGCAGTACCGGACGGGCCTTGAGCGTGCGGCCAACCCAGTTCAGTTCCAGTCCGCCCTCGTGACGCGGACTGAGATACAGTTCGCCACTCAGGCTGGCCCTGTTGACCCACTCGTCAAACTCGAAACGGAATTCGGGCCGGGTGTCCAGATTCACGCTGCCCGACGCGGGCCGGGATTCCCTGATCGTGGGTGCTTCCCGATCGGGCGGACCGCCGGGAGGCGCCTCGATGCGGGCACAGGCCATTGCCAGCAGAATCATCAGGCCCCAGATCGTGGCCCGGCGTCCGGCATCAGCTGCTTGCACCCAGCCGCTCCCGGAAATAGGCGATGGTGTGATCCAGCCCCTGCTCCAGCGGCACCACGGGGGCCCAGTCCAGCAGCTTGCGGGCAAGGGTGATGTCCGGCTGGCGCACGCGCGGGTCATCGGCGGGCAGCGGGCGTCGTACCAGCTCCGAGGCGGAACCGGTCTTGGCCAGGACCTGTTCGGCCAGCTGGGCGATGGTGAATTCCACCGGGTTGCCCAGGTTCACCGGACCGATGGCCTCGTCCTGGTCCATCATCCGGATCAGGCCTTCGACCAGATCGCTGACATACTGGAAACTCCGGGTCTGCTGGCCGTCGCCGTAGATCGTGATCGGTTGGCCGCGCAGGGCCTGTACGATGAAGTTGCTGACCACGCGGCCATCGTTGACCGCCATGTGCGGGCCATAGGTATTGAAGATGCGGACGATCCGGATGTCCACACGGTTCTGGCGATGGTAGTCGAAGAACAGGGTTTCGGCCACGCGCTTGCCTTCGTCGTAGCAGCTTCGCAGGCCGATGGGGTTGACATGGCCCCAGTAATTCTCGGGCTGGGGATGCACCTGGGGGTCGCCGTAGACCTCGCTGGTGGACGTGTGCAGGATGCGTGCACCCACGCGTTTGGCCAGGCCCAGCATGTTGATCGCGCCCATCACGCTGGTCTTGACCGTCTTCACGGGGTTCAGCTGGTAGTGCACGGGCGACGCGGGGCAGGCCAGATTGTAGATCCGGTCGACTTCCAGCAGGATCGGCTGGGTCAGGTCATGCCGGATCAGCTCGAATCGATGGTGATCCAGCAGGGGATCGATGTTGATCTTGCTGCCGGTGAAGAAGTTGTCCAGACAGATCACATCGTGCCCGTCGGCGATCAGCCGGGTACAGAGATGACTGCCGATGAATCCGGCTCCGCCGGTCACGAGAATGCGCATGCCCGTTTTCCTTCCCTGCCGCACCGGTCACTTGACCTGGGGGCGTCCAATGCTGTAATAGGTGAACCCCAGCTCCTGCATGCTGTCGGGGCGCCAGATGTTGCGCCCATCGAAGACCACGGGCTGGCTCAGGCTTTCGCGGATCCGGGCAAAATCGGGAGTGCGGAAATCAGCCCACTCGGTGGCCACGATCAGGGCGTCGGCACCGGCGAGGGCTTCGTAATTGGAGCTGCAGAATTCCACCCGGTCGCCCAGGATCTGGCGCGCGTTGTCCATGGCTTCGGGATCGAAACAGCGGAAGCGGGCACCGTGTGCCATGAGTCCATTGATGATCTCGAGCGCCGGGGCTTCGCGCATGTCGTCGGTCCGGGGTTTGAATGCCAGCCCCCAGAGGGCGAAGCAGAGACCGTCGAGGCGGTCGTTGAAGTGCTTGCGGATCACATCCACCAGCAGAGTCTTCTGCAGTGCGTTGACGGACTCGACCGCCTTGAGGATCTGGAAGTCGTAGTCGTAACTGTCGGCCGTGTGGATGATGGCCTTGACGTCCTTGGGGAAACAGCTTCCGCCGTATCCCACGCCCGGAAAGAGGAACTGGCCGCCGATGCGGGAGTCGCTGCCGATGCCGCGCCGGACTTCGTCCACATTGGCGCCCACCCGGTCACAGATCCGGGCGATCTCATTCATGAAGGAGATCTTGGTGGCCAGCAGGGAATTGGCAGCGTACTTGGTGAGTTCGGCGCTCTTGACGCTCATGGTGAGCACCGGGTGTCCCGTGCGCACGAATGGGGCATAGAGCGTGTTCATCACGGTGCGGGCACGCTCACTGTCGGCGCCGATGACCACACGGTCGGGCTTGAGGAAGTCGCCCAGGGCAGCCCCTTCCTTGAGGAACTCGGGGTTGCTCACCACGTCGAAGGGCTGGCTGGTGTTCTCGCGGATCACGGCGGCCACCTTCTCGGCCGTGCCCACCGGGACGGTGGACTTGTCCACGACCAGCGTGTAGTGGGTCATGGCGCGAGCGATCTCGCCGGCTGCGTCCAGCA from Candidatus Delongbacteria bacterium includes:
- a CDS encoding UDP-glucose/GDP-mannose dehydrogenase family protein: MKLTVVGTGYVGLVAGVCFAEVGNDVICVDVDAKKIQGLNEGRLPIYEPGLKEMLERVVANGRMSFSTDTASAVAKSEVVFIAVGTPPDEDGSADLKHVLDAAGEIARAMTHYTLVVDKSTVPVGTAEKVAAVIRENTSQPFDVVSNPEFLKEGAALGDFLKPDRVVIGADSERARTVMNTLYAPFVRTGHPVLTMSVKSAELTKYAANSLLATKISFMNEIARICDRVGANVDEVRRGIGSDSRIGGQFLFPGVGYGGSCFPKDVKAIIHTADSYDYDFQILKAVESVNALQKTLLVDVIRKHFNDRLDGLCFALWGLAFKPRTDDMREAPALEIINGLMAHGARFRCFDPEAMDNARQILGDRVEFCSSNYEALAGADALIVATEWADFRTPDFARIRESLSQPVVFDGRNIWRPDSMQELGFTYYSIGRPQVK
- a CDS encoding Ig-like domain-containing protein, producing the protein MQAADAGRRATIWGLMILLAMACARIEAPPGGPPDREAPTIRESRPASGSVNLDTRPEFRFEFDEWVNRASLSGELYLSPRHEGGLELNWVGRTLKARPVLPLDSGRTYLLEMGTGVRDLAGNRLASPHRIAFSTGASLDSFAFAGWIGGYRPNAKVMIWAWPLDSFPVRPLAPAPWQTRPDSSGGFRLLNLPETAFRLFAINDLNGDGRWSPATEPAALASADPAPGGYGNVRPSLYLSELELDSLALTAVQPEDRHHLLLEGRLDLPGRPGRAAQLSLLELADTLGRQIPLLTLREEEDGRYLLVCGEMDSLTYWLRFKDGSDSVSFRGLAYTQNPFQGFERPVRLDSKRRLHWLPPRGLKTQARTAAWVGQGSDSEAVVPQFLDALELVWGLPRARAGDTLFLSPGIFEGMAGDTWPASLARFALELPPDVEHGALQLLFVPAPPANTPWRIQLRMGETLLSDRELVSPLELAELPAGWLSAELYFDRNGDGEWTAGQLEPFRHAEARLPLTDSLQVYPGWTREGLELQLPEELSQWNTATP
- a CDS encoding SDR family oxidoreductase — its product is MRILVTGGAGFIGSHLCTRLIADGHDVICLDNFFTGSKINIDPLLDHHRFELIRHDLTQPILLEVDRIYNLACPASPVHYQLNPVKTVKTSVMGAINMLGLAKRVGARILHTSTSEVYGDPQVHPQPENYWGHVNPIGLRSCYDEGKRVAETLFFDYHRQNRVDIRIVRIFNTYGPHMAVNDGRVVSNFIVQALRGQPITIYGDGQQTRSFQYVSDLVEGLIRMMDQDEAIGPVNLGNPVEFTIAQLAEQVLAKTGSASELVRRPLPADDPRVRQPDITLARKLLDWAPVVPLEQGLDHTIAYFRERLGASS